From the Solanum stenotomum isolate F172 chromosome 4, ASM1918654v1, whole genome shotgun sequence genome, one window contains:
- the LOC125861203 gene encoding uncharacterized protein LOC125861203, with protein MNSNQVEMESTDLQIVNPNQVEMESTDLQILDSSEVEVDPTSLNYDVIAITENNSSYKSGDDDIELQTILFYSAQFHSGKNLESSSNHGIGKKPMEIDYSVIPDSLHLKNSTTEKGESSCTFCEICKDVFPLPNTMMWGTNCNHRYCVECIHNYIGKKINEVIHEVAIRCPASDCKEILDIDLIMPIDFLIRVRDANRLMKVLASPLVIDCPYMDCMGKLIDDQHGYPIRACPKCWKLFCVNCKSLHFGMTCEIYQFSRQLNLLYWQQQYDGYRDELEDEEERE; from the coding sequence ATGAATTCCAATCAAGTTGAAATGGAATCAACGGATTTGCAAATCGTGAATCCCAATCAAGTTGAAATGGAATCAACAGATTTGCAAATCTTGGACTCCAGCGAAGTCGAAGTTGATCCTACCTCGCTTAATTATGATGTCATCGCTATCACTGAAAATAACAGCAGCTACAAGAGCGGAGATGATGATATTGAGTTGCAAACAATTCTCTTTTACTCAGCTCAGTTTCATTCTGGTAAGAACTTAGAATCAAGCTCTAATCATGGTATTGGTAAAAAACCTATGGAAATTGATTATTCTGTTATTCCAGATTCACTTCACCTAAAGAATAGTACTACTGAAAAGGGGGAATCTTCATGTACATTTTGTGAAATCTGTAAAGATGTGTTTCCGCTGCCAAACACAATGATGTGGGGCACCAATTGCAATCATCGTTACTGTGTAGAATGCATACATAATTATATAGGTAAAAAAATCAATGAGGTTATCCATGAGGTTGCTATAAGGTGTCCTGCTTCTGATTGCAAGGAAATTTTGGATATCGATTTAATAATGCCGATTGATTTTCTTATCCGAGTAAGAGATGCCAATCGACTAATGAAAGTTTTGGCTTCGCCACTAGTTATTGATTGCCCTTATATGGATtgtatgggtaaactgattgatgatcaacatggatATCCAATTAGGGCATGTCCTAAGTGTTGGAAACTTTTCTGTGTCAATTGTAAAAGCTTACATTTTGGAATGACATGTGAGATTTATCAATTTAGTAGGCAATTGAATTTGCTCTACTGGCAGCAACAATATGATGGATATCGTGATGAACTAGAGGATGAGGAGGAGAgggaataa
- the LOC125861291 gene encoding receptor-like protein 9DC3 has protein sequence MTSVDLSRNRFEGDIPNSIGSLSSLVLLNLSHNSFRGHIPAEIAKLQALEALDFSWNRLIGEIPGLLSSLTFFEVLNLSYNHLAGRIPIGKQFNTFPNDSCCENPDLCGFPLSKECGNNNVSDESRLEQDDDDDSFFVSGFTCHSQTFRGTCMHF, from the coding sequence ATGACAAGTGTTGATTTATCACGCAACAGGTTCGAAGGAGATATTCCAAACTCCATTGGAAGTCTGAGCTCACTTGTGTTACTCAACCTGTCTCACAACAGCTTCCGCGGTCATATTCCTGCAGAAATTGCAAAGTTGCAGGCGCTCGAAGCATTAGATTTCTCATGGAACAGACTCATTGGAGAAATTCCAGGTCTATTGTCGAGTTTGACATTTTTTGAGGTCTTAAACCTTTCATACAATCATTTGGCTGGGCGCATTCCTATTGGGAAACAGTTCAATACATTTCCAAATGATTCATGTTGTGAAAATCCTGATTTATGTGGATTTCCACTTTCAAAGGAATGTGGAAACAATAATGTGTCAGATGAGTCGCGACTTGAacaagatgatgatgatgattcatTTTTTGTGAGCGGATTCACATGCCATTCACAGACATTCAGAGGAACATGTATGCACTTTTGA